From one Peromyscus maniculatus bairdii isolate BWxNUB_F1_BW_parent chromosome 17, HU_Pman_BW_mat_3.1, whole genome shotgun sequence genomic stretch:
- the LOC143269096 gene encoding uncharacterized protein LOC143269096 encodes MFSALLPYPLPGQSLRGYYPSARPAEKFRRCKREKKQLCRTPPPHAPPHSPTPGGGDLGHPEGASAREEGLPLGLSWELERSPGSGHLRSPSTTRTGATKPSHPTPLGQPRLLHPGPCAARLSTRTHRSVRSKGRIGSQGSCTPRGCGSPPVLPRSSPPPAAVLHGRVSRLFFPG; translated from the coding sequence ATGTTCTCTGCGCTCCTCCCCTACCCGCTGCCCGGGCAGTCCTTGCGGGGCTACTACCCCAGCGCTAGACCGGCGGAGAAGTTCCGCCGCTGCAAACGTGAGAAAAAGCAGCTCTGCAGGACACCGCCCCCACACGCCCCACCCCACAGCCCGACCCCTGGCGGTGGCGACCTTGGTCACCCTGAAGGCGCCAGTGCACGGGAGGAGGGGTTGCCTTTGGGGCTTTCCTGGGAGCTAGAGAGGTCGCCAGGATCGGGCCACCTCCGGTCGCCGTCTACCACCCGGACTGGCGCCACCAAGCCCTCGCACCCGACTCCCCTCGGCCAGCCGAGGCTGCTGCACCCCGGCCCTTGCGCCGCGCGCCTCTCCACCCGGACTCACCGCTCTGTGCGCAGCAAGGGTCGCATCGGGTCCCAGGGATCTTGCACGCCTCGGGGCTGCGGCTCCCCGCCCGTCCTGCCGCGCTCTTCTCCCCCACCCGCCGCCGTCCTCCACGGCCGTGTCTCTCGACTCTTTTTTCCGGGTTAA